The Sphaerospermopsis torques-reginae ITEP-024 genome has a window encoding:
- a CDS encoding DUF6920 family protein: MMTTQINQIWQNLENTKTEKQTFTEDLIAELPEPVQRYFLHAITLGTPLATGVKLKMQGYFQPSKDKKLPMQATEILTAKGFVWQAVMGNKFFNIKGADYYYNHSGKVEFKILGLIPLVKEENPDINRSSIGRFAGELFWLPSALLPQNQVIWQAIDHNTIQATCNIECETVNLTFIIDENGRVLEVKLPRWGNQTTDKTWQYIPFGGTFAQETTFQGFTIPSQINAGWWLGTENYNGFFQASIEEAEFF; this comes from the coding sequence ATGATGACAACACAAATTAATCAAATTTGGCAAAATTTGGAAAATACAAAAACAGAAAAACAAACATTTACCGAGGATTTAATTGCTGAATTACCAGAACCAGTACAACGTTATTTCTTACACGCTATTACTTTGGGAACACCGTTAGCAACTGGTGTGAAGTTAAAAATGCAAGGTTATTTTCAACCCAGTAAAGATAAAAAATTACCCATGCAAGCTACAGAAATTTTAACTGCTAAAGGATTTGTTTGGCAAGCAGTAATGGGTAATAAATTTTTTAACATTAAAGGGGCAGATTACTATTATAATCATTCAGGAAAAGTAGAGTTTAAAATTTTGGGTTTAATCCCATTAGTCAAAGAGGAAAATCCCGACATTAACCGTTCTAGTATTGGTAGATTTGCAGGTGAATTATTCTGGTTGCCATCTGCTTTATTACCACAAAATCAAGTAATTTGGCAAGCTATTGATCACAATACAATTCAAGCAACTTGCAATATTGAGTGTGAAACAGTTAATCTAACTTTTATTATTGATGAAAATGGTAGAGTTTTAGAAGTAAAATTACCACGTTGGGGAAATCAAACCACAGATAAAACTTGGCAATATATACCCTTTGGTGGCACATTTGCACAGGAAACCACTTTTCAAGGTTTTACTATTCCTTCCCAAATAAATGCGGGATGGTGGTTAGGAACAGAAAATTATAATGGGTTTTTTCAAGCAAGTATTGAGGAAGCGGAATTTTTTTAG
- a CDS encoding DUF2283 domain-containing protein yields the protein MKVHIDEEADALYLRLDESKIIESEEVYPGIVLDFNEENQVVGIEVLQLSSRINLTTKNIKVEISQS from the coding sequence ATGAAAGTACATATTGATGAAGAAGCGGATGCTTTGTATTTACGTCTTGATGAATCGAAAATTATTGAATCTGAGGAAGTTTATCCAGGAATTGTGCTTGATTTTAATGAAGAGAATCAAGTTGTGGGTATTGAAGTCTTACAGTTATCTAGTAGGATCAATTTGACTACAAAGAATATAAAAGTGGAAATTTCTCAATCTTAA
- a CDS encoding DUF4258 domain-containing protein — MNKLGIFVFIQGLEKSIGLTGDYPPVLQDLNFVRDAYKKTVPHPILFILPDYAINRLAKFAPDFWAWRSGVFRFKTVEKTRENATNNFPYDLTVHAQQVITAREIQLEWITRVLAEPQKTEPDREDPELRHALARIPENGNRVLRVVYNENKEPWRIITVYFDRTQRNKL; from the coding sequence TTGAATAAGTTGGGTATCTTCGTGTTTATTCAAGGTTTAGAAAAATCTATTGGTCTTACTGGTGACTATCCGCCAGTTTTACAAGATTTGAATTTTGTCCGGGATGCTTATAAAAAAACCGTACCCCATCCCATTTTATTTATTTTACCAGATTATGCTATTAATAGATTAGCTAAATTTGCCCCTGACTTTTGGGCTTGGCGTTCTGGTGTGTTTAGATTTAAAACTGTAGAAAAAACTAGAGAAAATGCCACAAACAACTTTCCTTATGATTTGACCGTTCATGCCCAACAAGTTATTACTGCACGGGAAATTCAACTAGAATGGATAACACGGGTATTAGCAGAACCTCAAAAAACAGAACCAGATCGGGAAGATCCAGAATTACGTCACGCTTTAGCTCGCATTCCTGAAAATGGCAATAGAGTATTGCGTGTTGTGTACAATGAAAATAAAGAACCTTGGCGAATTATCACTGTTTATTTTGACCGCACCCAAAGGAATAAATTATGA
- a CDS encoding adenosine-specific kinase, which yields MEVKTVNLEIPVGCNLILGQTHFIKTVEDLYEIMVGISSQVKFGIAFCEASAACLIRMAGNDHTLQEVATKNAKSISAGHCFLIVLKDAYPINFLNAIKQCPEVCNIYCATANPVQVILAETEQGRGIIGVIDGFLPKGVEGNEDIKSRHDLLRKFGYKM from the coding sequence ATGGAAGTAAAAACTGTAAATTTAGAAATTCCTGTAGGTTGTAACCTGATTTTAGGACAAACTCACTTTATCAAAACTGTGGAGGATTTATATGAAATCATGGTAGGTATATCTTCACAGGTAAAATTTGGTATTGCTTTCTGTGAAGCATCCGCCGCTTGTTTAATTAGAATGGCTGGAAATGATCATACTTTGCAAGAAGTAGCTACTAAAAATGCCAAATCTATAAGTGCTGGACACTGTTTTTTAATTGTGTTAAAAGATGCTTATCCAATAAACTTTCTTAATGCTATTAAACAATGTCCAGAAGTTTGCAATATTTATTGTGCTACTGCTAATCCTGTACAAGTGATTTTAGCAGAAACCGAACAAGGAAGGGGTATTATTGGTGTGATTGATGGATTTTTACCCAAGGGTGTAGAAGGAAATGAGGATATAAAATCACGTCATGATTTACTGCGTAAATTTGGTTATAAAATGTAG
- a CDS encoding PAP/fibrillin family protein encodes MERQALKEKLQVLIKELKKQDDDSPITNLKIDKKKAAEIENLTVELENLNPHPQPLQNAINLLNGIWQLQYSTAREIRALDSLPLGLRIGKVFQVINVADAQFFNLAYVKHPLKFISGYVKVTARFEPDLAQSNLPDKRINVYFDKRYLAIDKILGVNTPQLNPFKVVDAKGPKGRVATLDITYLDETLRIGRGGDESLFILQKADDLPELQQI; translated from the coding sequence ATGGAACGTCAAGCATTGAAAGAAAAATTACAAGTATTAATTAAGGAACTGAAAAAACAGGATGATGATTCTCCTATTACTAATTTAAAAATTGACAAAAAGAAAGCCGCAGAAATAGAAAATTTAACAGTTGAATTAGAAAATCTCAATCCCCATCCTCAACCACTCCAGAATGCTATTAATTTATTAAATGGAATCTGGCAATTACAATACTCTACAGCTAGAGAAATTCGCGCTTTGGATTCTCTCCCATTAGGATTAAGAATAGGTAAAGTATTTCAAGTAATTAATGTTGCTGACGCACAATTTTTTAACCTTGCTTATGTCAAACATCCCCTAAAATTTATTTCAGGATATGTAAAAGTAACAGCTAGATTTGAACCTGATTTAGCTCAATCTAACTTACCAGATAAGCGAATTAATGTTTATTTTGATAAACGTTATTTAGCGATTGACAAAATTTTAGGTGTTAACACTCCTCAGTTAAATCCTTTTAAAGTTGTAGATGCTAAAGGTCCCAAAGGTAGAGTTGCAACTCTGGATATTACTTACTTAGATGAAACATTAAGGATTGGTAGAGGAGGTGATGAAAGTTTATTTATTCTCCAGAAAGCTGATGATTTACCTGAGTTACAGCAGATTTAA
- a CDS encoding CoB--CoM heterodisulfide reductase iron-sulfur subunit B family protein, with translation MLSQVLKSQVLKYAYYPGCVAQGACRELYLSTQSLTQALGIELIELKKAACCGSGTFKEDSQLLEDTVNARNIALAEELNLPLLTHCSTCQGVIGHVDERLKQCQTTNPAYLNQVNGLLEKEGCSPYRGSTDVKHLLYALVTDYGLDKISQRVTRKLSNLKCAAFYGCYLLRAQKSMPYDDPFNPEAMENVFRAVGATPIYYRGRTQCCGWPLSSYATTESFQMAGMHIQEALSSGADCIVTPCPLCHLNLDSRQPEVEKVIGKKLGLPILHLPQLIALALGVSPELLGLERHIVSTKPVLEKLGI, from the coding sequence ATGCTATCTCAAGTCTTAAAATCTCAAGTCTTAAAATACGCTTACTATCCCGGTTGTGTTGCTCAAGGTGCTTGTCGGGAGCTTTATCTGTCTACTCAATCACTTACCCAAGCTTTGGGTATAGAACTCATTGAACTTAAAAAAGCTGCTTGTTGCGGTTCAGGTACGTTTAAAGAAGATTCTCAATTGTTAGAAGATACAGTTAACGCCCGAAATATAGCTTTAGCAGAAGAATTAAATCTGCCTCTTCTTACTCATTGCAGCACCTGTCAAGGTGTTATTGGTCATGTTGATGAACGTCTAAAGCAATGCCAAACAACTAACCCTGCTTATCTTAATCAAGTTAATGGCTTACTAGAAAAAGAAGGTTGTTCTCCTTATCGGGGCAGCACAGACGTTAAACATTTGCTTTATGCTTTGGTTACAGATTATGGTTTAGACAAAATCAGCCAGCGTGTCACCCGCAAGTTATCTAACCTCAAGTGTGCAGCTTTTTATGGCTGTTATCTCCTTCGCGCTCAAAAATCCATGCCCTATGATGATCCATTTAACCCAGAAGCAATGGAAAATGTTTTTCGGGCTGTGGGGGCAACTCCTATATATTATCGTGGACGCACCCAATGTTGCGGTTGGCCTCTTTCTAGTTATGCTACTACCGAATCTTTCCAAATGGCAGGTATGCACATTCAAGAAGCTTTGTCAAGTGGTGCTGATTGTATTGTTACACCTTGTCCCCTGTGTCATCTTAATTTAGATTCTCGTCAACCAGAGGTAGAAAAGGTGATTGGTAAAAAATTAGGTTTACCTATTTTACATTTACCACAATTAATTGCTTTGGCTTTAGGAGTTAGTCCTGAATTACTGGGTTTAGAGCGTCACATTGTTTCCACAAAACCAGTGTTAGAAAAATTGGGAATCTAA